The Larimichthys crocea isolate SSNF chromosome XXI, L_crocea_2.0, whole genome shotgun sequence genomic sequence TCACATCGCCATCGATAACTCCTAACCCGACCTCCTGTCTTCACCTGTGAGGACCAAGAACTGGACCCGGACTCAAACTTGTCTAATGTGCGATTGAGATGCAGTAAAGCACTCACAAAAAGCCTTTATAACAGTGTGAGAGCTTTCGAGCGACGGCTCGGCTCGGTCACCTGATTGTCGGAGGGTTTGCTGGTCGATGGAAGGTCGTGTCCGCCAGAAAAGCTGCAGCAGGCTGACGTAGCAGAGGACGGCGGTATGAAGGAGCCCGACAACACACAGCGTCTGTGTCCGCAGCTCAGcgctctgctgcagcagcagaactgaacacaacacagaagtgataaaaattagatttttagaCTGTAAAGTCCGacagagtttatttttacagctcTATTCTAGTTATAAACTAGTTGGAATCCAGGAGTTTTGATTTCCTCTTGAGAAAAACGTGACCTAACCTGTAAAAGGCCCAAGGCATCAGCCGTGTAAACTCATCGTGTCGTCACCATGGTAATCGGCTGGTAAACCCTTGTTGTTCTAGAGTAAACAACCCAAGAAAGTCATTTCAATCAGTGTCCAATGTTTTAGGATTTAATCTCTGCAGCTCAGACGTGATAAACACCGTTTGATTTGAAGATGAGCAACCAGTCCAGCAGAGTCGACCAACGCGGAGAAGAAGGTCTGCGCACAGAGTCCTGCTTTTCGATGGATCGTCTCctgcagacagaacagagacagttatgtgtgtgtgtgtgtgtgtgtgtgtatgtgtgcatatatagacacacacacacacacacacacacacacatatatatacataagctatgaatgaacacatatggaattatgtagtgaacaaaaaagtgtgaaattactcaaaacatgtttcatattttagattcttcaaaatagccaccctttgctttgattactgcttggcacactcttggcattctcgcgatgagcttcatgaggtagtcacctgaaatggtCTTCACTTCGTAGGTATGCCTTGTCAGGGTTATTTTGTGGAATATCTTGCCTTCTTAATGGGGTTGGGACCATCaggtgtatgtgtatgtaggtccatatgtgttcattcatagctttgatgtcttcagtgagaatatgcaatgtaaatagtcatgaaaataaagaaaaaacattagaTGAGAAGGTGTgaccaaacttttgactggtagtgtatatactgtatataattcACTTTTATTGATACACATGAATGATTTGACTTAATTCTCAATCtatgtacaaataaaaacttaaatacagctgaaaaaaacaaagagcgtCACAGTGAGGTGTCTGCATATAGAGGCAGATACTTATTGTATtaatttgttatacaactaagacagtgtcggcggagtttatcttcaaacatcttcaactgcatcgccaCTGAATATACCACAACaggttaaagtctgtgtaaagtcagaataaatatgtgttctgagtttgtcagaccaaagaaggaAGTGtcattaaccacccagccaaatttaaaggattaaaaatatcaacaagtttatgaaattaggtgtcaaaatcaggtaaaaattaattcttAAACTTAATTTGACTTTCTTTAAACTTTTGACGTGTCTGATCAATGAATGGACCACTAAAATGTTCtggtttgtatttaaacagctCTCTTCATCATGCTTCatcattttgacatcatgaagACGACACCTAACAATCCAGTCAACAGTACCTGAACAGTGCGAGGCTTCAGACAGGATGTGCTCAGAGGTGTCATCAGCTGGTTTCAATAAGTCGacttgtgaacagcatgagGCACCTAGTCGAGTTATAATTGATGCTAAAGGACACATgacaatttttgttttgtttttcttgtggttTACCGACcactgttgtttaaaaaaatagtttgatgCCCTACTCATGATTTAATATCACTGTAGGATGAACATTTTCCATAAAATTCACCTAAAAGTCAAATATCTgaaactttttgtgagtagtaTACACAGTATACGTAAATACTTCAAGGTGACCTGATGTAGCAACCACGCTTCACCCAAAGGGTTCTCgtgaatattagctacctaagtaCTGTCttgtcttggtcatgacttctTCAAAGTCTCAATCTTGATACATTCTGGTCTTGCTCATAACTTGGTCTCAGTttagttggtcttgactacaacactggtgctaccacaggtccttcattcaacacttgtcagactctttaacaccagcacgACTTCTTGACTTTCTTCAATATATTTCTGATTCATGAGTAGATTCTTATCAACCTTGCGTATACaagtctgtcttatcttatcttgtcttgtcttgtcttgtctttccttatcttgtcttgtcttatcttgttatgtcttgtctttccttatcttgtcttgtcttgtctttccttaTCTTGTCTTATGTTGTCTTGCCTTtccttgtcttgtcttgtctttccttatcttgtcttgtctttccttatcttgtcttgtcttgtctttccttaTCTTGTCTTatgttgtcttgtctttccttatcttgtcttgtcttgttatGTCTTGTTTAGTCTTtccttgtcttgtctttccttgtcttgtcttgtcttgtcttgtcttgttatgtcttgtctttccttatcttgtcttgtcttgtctttccttaTCTTGTCTTatgttgtcttgtctttccttatcttatcttgtcttgtcttgttatGTCTTGTCTTGCCTTtccttgtcttgtctttcctcatcttgtcttgtctttccttatcttgtcttgtctttccttatcttgtcttgtcttgccttatcttgtattgttttgtcttgtcttgtctttccttgtcttgtctttcctcatcttgtcttgtcttgccttatcttgtcttgtcttgtctttccttatcttgtcttgtctttccttatcttgtcttgtctttccttatcttgtcttgttttgtcttgtcttgtctttccttgtcttgtcttgtctttccttatcttgtcttgtcttaccttatcttgtcttgtctttccttatcttgtcttgtcttgccttatcttgtcttgtcttgtctttccttatcttgtcttgttttgtcttgtcttgtctttccttaTCTTGCcttatcttgtcttgttttgtcttgtcttgtcttatcttatctttccttgtcttatcttgtcttgttttgtcttgtcttatcttatctttccttgtcttgtcttgtcttgtcttgtcttatcttatcttgtcttatcttgtcttgtcttgttatgtcttgtctttccttatcttgccttgttttgtcttgtcttgtctttccttaTCTTGCtttatcttgtcttgttttgtcttgtctttccttatcttgtcttgttttgtcttatcttgtcttgtctttccttgtcttgtcttgtcttgtcttgcccggagtttttctgctttcttgtcTCGTTACtgttgatattattattattactactcTTATTCATATTGTATTATAATTACAGCTGCAGTTAtagtatcattattattattgctgctgtgtctttgtctctgtaaaCTGATCCGGTCGCCATGTCCACCATGATCCGGGTTCTTGCTGAGTCTAGACTTGCTCTGTGTGGAAAGTCTCGATTACGATTTGAAGATTTCTAAATTAAACAGATCTGAATCTCTGTCCCAGCAGACAtgttgtttcctcctccactcaCGACGTGTAATCTTCATGTGAAATTGAAACttccatcatcatgtttttttgtttttttttaatgtggcgATCTCAGATGGGGATTTCTCAATGTGTCTGATTCAAGACGGCCCACAGTCATGATTGAGGAAGGTACCCACTCACTTCCCACTCCAACACTTACAAACCTAGACATCCTACATGTCTAAAATGATAACATCACTCATGTTCAAGTATTTAAATTTGTTGCTGTTCAACTGGAAATGTTGGAAACTTGAATTTACATATAACACAGTTCATTAGAATCAGCTCCACACATCAgctccatatatatatatatatgtatatatatatatatgtatgtatgtgtgtatgtatgtgtgtatatacatatatgtgtgtatatatgtgtatgtatatataNNNNNNNNNNNNNNNNNNNNNNNNNNNNNNNNNNNNNNNNNNNNNNNNNNNNNNNNNNNNNNNNNNNNNNNNNNNNNNNNNNNNNNNNNNNNNNNNNNNNNNNNNNNNNNNNNNNNNNNNNNNNNNNNNNNNNNNNNNNNNNNNNNNNNNNNNNNNNNNNNNNNNNNNNNNNNNNNNNNNNNNNNNNNNNNNNNNNNNNNNNNNNNNNNNNNNNNNNNNNNNNNNNNNNNNNNNNNNNNNNNNNNNNNNNNNNNNNNNNNNNNNNNNNNNNNNNNNNNNNNNNNNNNNNNNNNNNNNNNNNNNNNNNNNNNNNNNNNNNNNNNNNNNNNNNNNNNNNNNNNNNNNNNNNNNNNNNNNNNNNNNNNNNNNNNNNNNNNNNNNNNNNNNNNNNNNNNNNNNNNNNNNNNNNNNNNNNNNNNNNNNNNNNNNNNNNNNNNNNNNNNNNNNNNNNNNNNNNNNNNNNNNNNNNNNNNNNNNNNNNNNNNNNNNNNNNNNNNNNNNNNNNNNNNNNNNNNNNNNNNNNNNNNNNNNNNNNNNNNNNNNNNNNNNNNNNNNNNNNNNNNNNNNNNNtatttttagatttgtatatttctatatgtatatgtatatatatatatatatatatatatttagttaaaTGTGTTTGAGATTTGAACAGTATCCACTCTTTTATAaacaatattaattattttaacatcATGTCAGGCTGCTTCAAACTTTGATCCAAGTCAAAGAGTTTTGTTTAGTAACTGTCTGTTGTCGTGACATGATATTATTCTAATGCTTCTAACATGAGACCGGGTCTCTCTGTGCTTTCACACTGTGATAAAGGCATTTCAGATGTACGCACACGATTGATCTAAATAGGTCACAGATGCATTGCTAAACCTGGGTCTGTACACATGTGTGAAAACTTGCGATAAGATCTTGTGAACATCTCCGGGTCTGcaccacacacatttacataaagaGGGGGAACTGACTGACTCACTGTAAactgatgtgttgttttttttggtatttggcatgtttgtatttatgatCCCCACACAGCCCACGAAACTCTGAACTTTGACCTTTCTATAGAGCCCAAATGTTTTACACTTCCAATCAGCTTTACGTTGAATCATGACATTGTTCGTCAATTTGCTGCTTTAAAGTTAAACGAGAAATTCAGCACTGtcccatgaaacaggaagtttaGCTTACTTCCTCTTGTTTATGTGTTGTGTCTAAAAATGGTCAGATAGAGAGAGACTTGTTTGTGTTAACAGTTGCCAATAGCGAGTGTGGGAGTTATACTCCCACCGCTATGCACTGCAGGTAGTGATATGCAGCTAGTGTTGGCGTCTACCTTCTAATAAAGGCCAGTCGAGGTGGTTTCTGACAGAGCTAATAACAGTTCGCAACTTAGCAATCTTtccgtcaggaaactctgtagaTCACAGAGCTGATCCAGTCAGCTCGTACTACTTTCGGACAGAGCCAGGCTCTGTTCCTCTCAAGTGTAAACCCACTACGGCGTCACCCATTGGTTTGTAGACTCCAGTTTGGAATTATGTCGTTAATGTTATGGAATCTTCTAACCtgaggttacacgaggtcacgtgtgggccttgaggtcctcggcagtattagttgtttggctttggttgggaacagtaggtgccagtctatctcaacactgtggtgaccagggtcacagagacctgttgctgccttcctagacataatagatagcttgttgttgacgttccaatctgtgtaaacagacatctgtgtctccagactagaatgtgctgacaataacacctccatgggtaaagacattctctgtgactaattctgggcgtgtagtatttgtggtgttatcttggggtttaaagtcgatccaccaggatgagttgggcagaatgtgagaccgactcaggcacttctgatgaactttgagagtgtctctaatcctccttggccaagcgtcaataaataatacagcataagacatcagaggctcctggaCACTTTCTTACTTCCTGACCTCcccattgacctttgacttcagcaatttctccacaataggtattattgttttgttttgtttttggagccagaagtgaccatatttggacgaTAGTGTGAAACTGGTTGGTGACAAACTGCGAGTTAGGCTGCAACATCcgttgctgtgaagtgaagccaatgtagaAGCGCCAAAATCCAAAATAccttgaggctggttccagaagtgagtcagtctccataagtccccatgttaaaaacttcacagcagaaataaacatgtttacagcctggtacaaaaaacagttttggtctctgtagctaatttccccgttcatgacaactgtactgagggtgaatttatatacaactcacctgttcaggttatattaaggatATTAGCCaggatattattattattatataatactgtgatattttgagcttcaaaagaACGCTTTGGAAACTGTGCCAGTGAGGCTGCCCCCTGTTGGACACTGGACAGGTTTAAGACACTCTAAGGcgctggttctcaaactgtggtacaagtACCACTGGTGGTGCTCTGCAATCTTCTCACCTTCCTCAAcatctgccttattctgaaaataaaggccccaaatcttacacactgcatcTTTTAAATAGATTAattcagaaacattaaatacCATCAATAATACaagaatttgaatgaaaatacttAAACTATGAGGtcctgtaatgttttgtttcgATGCCACCCTGCTCCTTATTCTCCGGAGATGGTgagtggaggtaaaatgaatgTTTCGGAAACACTGCAAACAGGAACTATAAAGAAGCGAAGTGTGGATCAGGAGTAATCCTTTTCCACCCGAGTAGACCAggttcttgaactggttctgttcaggattcaacaatgAGTAATATGGGGGAAACCTGCCTGTGAAGTGTCTGTAGCTGAATAGGGTCGGCCTACTGTATTTTATCTGTTATTCTGGAGGTCCTTGGAGAGCCGAATATATTCTGACGTGGTACACAGTGCagaaagtttgagaaacactgctctaaGGTTTGCTTCAATTAACAAACCAAACCATATACTGTGAATGCTGTGCCTTTATCTGCTAAGCTGATCGTCCAGGAACAGAAagtcaaaatattgttttaggaaacttgtttgttttgtatccAATAAGTCAGATTTGTTAATTTGTAGTCATGATGCTTTGTGCTTCTTCAAGgtgaaacatgtaaatattaaaaagagacaaaatgtctCTCTAACTTGGattggaataaaaaataatcgAGTATATTCCCctagaaatgtttctgttgtgtttattcCGTACTGTTTGAGACGCGCTGTGTGAAACAGTTTCCATGACCTTTCCACTGTGAGAATGCACAGATGTAGATTAGATAAGATAACAGTGCGGAGCAGACTTCTGTTTTCTGTCGTAGGGGAGATTATTTTGATCTTCATGTGACCAGCAGTGGTTTAAATAACTGCGGTGGAAACCTGCGAAGGCTGGTTCTGGAAAGCTTTACGTCAGGTTCGGCAATGGATGGGTTTATATAGGACATGGTGCTGAGAGTTGATCAcagcaaacagaagaagaagaacaacaacaccatcatcatcatcattgcaCTGACAGCATCATGAAGACTCTCAGCTTCACTCTGGCCATTCTTCTGCTCACCGTCTGCTGCTGCAACGCCATGCGTGAGTGATCTGTTTGTGTCTCATCCTGTTTGTTcgtttcatgtttgttttctcactaACTCGAGACATTTATCTTCCTCACAGCTCAAGCTCTGTACTACAGCACGGCGCCTGCGAACTGCTGCTACAGCTTCTTCTCAAAAAGTCTGCCGTCGAGGCTCGTGTCCAAAATCACCAAGTCCCACAGCTCCTGTGTAAATCCGGCATTCATGTAAGTAAACAGGATGTATAAGATCTCCTTTAAAACATGAACTAAAGAAGGTGGAAGTGAGTTTTATTGGATCCTGCTGGACATCATTGTTAAGAAGTACTAGTAGCACCTAAGTTAGGGTCTGGACTGGCTACATGTATGACCGTCAATGTTAGTATTTGAGATCAGTCACGGTCTCAAAACTCTCTTACTCTGCCTCGCCTCACCCAAAACTCTGAGAAAGTGAGTTCAGGAGACAGAAGAAGTTCGACAAAGAGTTTATCTGTAAAACAGCATCTGAAAGTCTGTAAATTCGGCAACACAATGCTTACTGACACAGATGGGACCATGTCAGACTTTTATCGGCACTTTAAAGAGATGTTGGCTCAGGGTAAGTGACAATCCGCCTCTGGACCAAAAACTCTTTAGAAATCTCTTCATTCATCAAAAATTAGCTACCTATGTGTAGACtgtggtcttggtcttgacttggtttCAACCCCTCGGAGAAGTCTcgaaactgttttttgtaccaggctgtaaacatgtttatttctgctgtgaagttggacatttgaacatggggacttatggagactgactcacttctggagccagcctcaagtggacgttagaggaactgcagtttttagcacttcaaCCATACATGTAGCATTCTACATTGTTAAAGAGGATGTTCTGCCTCTGCCGACTGAGTTCATCATCACaagtattgattttatttttctcttctgtaCGTTTCACAGAGTGGAGACGATCAGAGGACGACAGATCTGCTACTCTCAGACCTTCCAGTGGGCTCTGGATGTCTACGAACAGCTCCACACTGAGGGCAGCGGCCTACAGGCCTGaagatgtattattatataatacTGTGATAAATCAATGCCTGGTTTTGCAGGCAAACTggaaacaatacaaataaatgaccTAATATACTGGTTagattatattaattatattgttGTTACTTTGTATCAGAGAACAGCCAACTGTTTGTTAACTTCAATTAAAGAAATACAATCTTGATAACAGAGATTTGTTGATTTAGTTTCCATCCTATTTTCCTATACATGTCAATCATATTGAACACAGATTCAACAGATTTGACACGTCCAGTCTATTTTAGatatgttttgtctcttttatcGATCCTGAGGGAAATTCGAGTATCGAGTTGCATCTTGAGACACATTAAAATTAAACCCGTAAGATGAATCTGAATTAGAAATAGAACTTCTATTAAAATAGAATTTAATTAGGCTGAAGAATTGTCTGTCTTCACCAACTTCTGAGAAACACATACGtctctttagcagctaaaggCTTTGTCTGTTTACCATTTGAAGCTGGActggtgagaaaaacaaaacgattAAATTGGAGCAGTGAGCCTGAACCTTACATTGAATGTTTAGGTCATAACCCCAgaaaatgagctaaaagatTCTAAAAAACTGCAAGCAAGGCCTTTCACATCACACCTAGTTTGAGTCGAGTTTGCCTAAAATGTACTGTAGCCGTGTATCCGCCTAAAATACCTAGAACTTTTAATGAGGAACTACTTTTCATGACCTGTAAAGATCGGGCAGATTAGTCTGCTGCCTGGATCCAAACCTCTGGATTTATTATGAGGCtaaaatataacaacaataCACAAATACCTGGTGTCTTTTGTGTGAAGACTTTCCATTGACACCAAGTTTGTGATTTGAGCTTGGCTGTGTGCACGCTGTAATCAATGATAATGATCTGTGTATCATTAGATCTGCACATTTGCAAGTGCACAGCTCGTGGCCGTGCTGTAAGGAGCACCTTTTCTCTCTCGAAGCAATCAAATGATCTCATCTGTTGCACCACAAGCTGTTTTCTAGTTGCGATAAGATCAGCGAGGGTTTAATGTGacttgcaaaaaaacaaaaaaaacgctTATTGCAGAACACTTTGCTGCATTGATCCGTGTGGTCTTGCAGAAAAAAATTGTGATGTGTTAACTAAACATGATAGCATCAGGTGTCTGTGGTGCAAAAGTGTGACTTTATCTTGACGTGGCAGTAACGGTAACCTGGTCTTAAAAAGTGTATGCATGTAGAATTTGTGattatataacatttatttaattcaggAATGCAGAAAAACCTAAAACATTCAGCCAAGCGTGCAAGATTTAGTGGCTCAGGAGATAGAGCggggtcgtccactaatcagatgatcctccagtctgcatgtcgaagtgtccttaggcaagatactgaacctaAATGActtgatgtaaatgtaaatctatACATGTATAGGACCTCAAAACCAAAAGACACACTGTTATAGatgtttgtccttttttattagtgatctgtttctgcactgacagatcaggaaaaaaaacagtgttgctGTGCCACTCAAACTTCCTGTTACCTGACATTGACAACACTCATGCGGACATGTGAACGTATAAGAAGctataagacacacacacacacacacacacacagtgagcacaGCAACATCACTTCAGACATCATGAAGACCCTCACCTTCACAGCAggactcctgctgctgctctctgtgtaCTACTGCACTGCCATGCGTAAGTCTGTCACTCCGTTTATTGACCTGATTGGAGATCATCtcttttattagttattttaaggtagaatttattgttatttcacaaAACATTGATGTACGATGGCACCTTCATGCTACACACGCATagaatatatatacaaatatttaaattacaaggaaaattaaaacaatgaatcttatagaaaataaaaagtcaataaaaaacGTATGAACGTTTAACACAAGTAGTTTTATCATAATAAGTTTGGAACTTTTAACGCGTCTGGTGATCAAACTATTGGCCACCTTTGATTCATTGAGGACTTTTGATGatgtctgtttctgctgaatGCAGATATGTAATCTTAGTCATCTTAGTACTGGGAGTAGAAATACTGAAGTCGTGAGTAAttcatgaagtctgtgaaggcTCTCTGTCACGTTTCCACTGTTACAGTTAACTGTTCAGTAACATTTGGGAatttgaatcagaatcaggtttattgcaaACACAATTTGTCTTCGCAAACATAAAGTAAACAAGTATAACAAAGGTAAAAGTACTAGAAGATATAAATGtatgtgcatttttttatgtatagaGCTGTATTGTGCAAAATATCTGCAAGATTTATATATGCGACATTACAGGATCATGTTGTTGGCTTAAAGATAGATTTAAATTTACTCAGTCtagaacacaaaaacacaaattcctGCTTCTGTCTTCAGTTCATTCTCACACTGAACTGTCTGTTGGATCATCTGGTGCTTGTATCTGTGTTGtagtactctttttttttttaaaaacctctgtCTCACAAGCAGACTCTGGATTTAAGTTCCAAGATATCACTTggttgtctgatttatttgttgaaCTGACTTCCTCTAAGAATTAAATttgcaaaacacacatcagtttGTAAATACTTAAAAGCAACGCTTAATGAGGTGACTCGATGAAGCACCTACACATACAGCCTGGTCTTGGTCATGGCTTGGTCTCGGTTTACAAATTTGACTGTACATTTCATTCAGCTCAATACAGACGTAGAGCTGTAAGTTTTTATAGCAGATGAATGCTGGTTAAAGGTTATACACACTTTGCTTTATTGTTTCTTATGTTTTTAAGTCCTTTCAGGCTGatgcatgaaacaaaaacaagcctCAAAGACTTGTTTTAACGCATTAACCACAGTCACATCTTAAGAGTTTCTGTCATCCTGTCTGTCATGCTATTTTAGTGCTTGAAGCATCCGAGTAATGACTCATTTCACACTCATGATTCAGTGTAAAGACTGTATACAGCAACACCCAACACCACAACCGGTCCAATATATCAGCTAATAAATTAAGACACAGCTATTCTGatgatttattaattgtttttattcttttttttttaaggaacaATGTTCAgattttctgatttcagctccttaaatgtgaatattttctggtttcttcagtcctctgtgacataaactaaatatctttgggttgtgggtGTCACTTCAGGCTTTGGGAAACACTAttggcctttttttcttttagcattttatggaccaaactaaaccatttatttatttattttttggtgtaTGTCTTTCAGCCGCTGCAGTGAATGAAATAGCACCTGCGACGTGCTGCTTCGAATTCTTCATGCACAGGATACCGCTGCAGCAAATCGTCTCCATCGTCAAGACTCACAGCAGATGCAGCGAAAAGGGATTTGTGTACGTCCGTGCTTCATCCTCGCACTTTTTTATGTCACTGTAAACAcgaattgagaaaaaaaagtgaataaatgaatactacatttcaaagaaacacaTCAGATGAAGTGTTCAGTCTGTTGACCGTGATGTCAAATGATATTTTAAAGTCCTAactctgttgttttggattttctCTGCAGGGTCAGTACTGCCAGAGGGAATAAGATCTGCGTCAGCCAGAACGTGACCTGGGTGGAGAAAGCGTTCGAGAAACAGCAAGCTAACGAGATGAAATAATCCTGAAAAATGAGTCTGATGTTAACAATCTGCATCTGATAGCATCTTTTCCAAAAGGCTTTGCGTTGTTTTTCAGGTATTTCAGGCGTGTTTGGTGGAaatatctgtttctttttttcattttatttttgcttgttTAGACTGTTTTACATACAAAAAATCTGTACGGCAAATGGCTTTCAGCAAATAAGGAATTAATAAATGCATTCATGAAAAGAACGTGTAACTGTTTATTCTTATCAGTGTCCCAGGAGGCTGGATCGGATCCTAGCTCTCATTGgacgagaggcggggtacaccttGGTACAAGTGGATCAGGAGGTGGAGCtgggtcgtccaccaatcagatgataaACTGATAgactgatagatagatagatagatagatagatagat encodes the following:
- the LOC104938140 gene encoding C-C motif chemokine 3 gives rise to the protein MRTCERIRSYKTHTHTHTHSEHSNITSDIMKTLTFTAGLLLLLSVYYCTAMPAAVNEIAPATCCFEFFMHRIPLQQIVSIVKTHSRCSEKGFVVSTARGNKICVSQNVTWVEKAFEKQQANEMK
- the LOC109138316 gene encoding C-C motif chemokine 3, whose product is MKTLSFTLAILLLTVCCCNAMPQALYYSTAPANCCYSFFSKSLPSRLVSKITKSHSSCVNPAFIVETIRGRQICYSQTFQWALDVYEQLHTEGSGLQA